One window from the genome of Oryza glaberrima chromosome 3, OglaRS2, whole genome shotgun sequence encodes:
- the LOC127767803 gene encoding potassium transporter 21, translating into MMDPGVEKKRQQMELVDVESGGLPVERQDSLFREAVRAEHAGAAHWDEQDSWGRTMSLAFQCVGILYGDIGTSPLYVYSSTFEHGIGHPDDVVGVLSLIVYSFMLFTVIKIVFVALHANDHGDGGTFALYSLISRHAKVSLIPNHQAEDELISGYSSSGKPSATLRRAHWLKQLLEASKAAKISLFLLTILAIAMVISDAVLTPPISVLSAVGGLREKVPHLTTDQIVWITVAILVVLFAIQRYGTDKVGYSFAPIILLWLLLIGATGLYNLIKHDISVLRAFNPKYIIDYFRRNKKEGWVSLGSILLCFTGSEALFANLGYFSIRSIQLSFSFALLPSVLLTYIGQAAFLSKNPKNVANTFFAATPISLFWPTFIMAIAASIIGSQAMISCAFATVSHLQSLSCFPRVKILHTSKRFPGQLYIPGVNFLLCVAACVVTVSFKTTVIIGKAHEICVILVMIITTLLMTIVMLLVWKINILWVALFFITFTSTEAVYLSSVLYKFTHGPYVPVAMSVVLMVVMIVWHYVHVKRYKYELEHTVSTDKVKEMLESHDLKRVRGVALFYTELVQGIPPIFPHLIEKIPTIHSVLVFISIKHLPVPHVDTSERFLFRQVELKDYKVFRCVARYGYRDSLEEAKDFVVTLLENLQDYIRDVNLYTDEPHTISAHSSCNHSFSREKPSGRYAVHAEDMLTPIESFSEITALSNYGSDRLPHFKASKMNMEELAKIEQEQMFIEKEMEKGVVYILGETEVVVRPHSSLLKKIVVNYVYSFLRKNFVQGQKMLFIPHRQLLKVGISYEI; encoded by the exons ATGATGGATCCGGGAGTTGAGAAGAAGAGGCAGCAGATGGAGCTCGTCGACGTCGAGAGCGGCGGCCTTCCCGTCGAGCGTCAGGACTCGCTGTTCCGGGAGGCGGTGAGAGCTGaacacgccggcgccgctcaCTGGGACGAACAG GATAGCTGGGGGAGGACGATGAGTCTGGCGTTCCAGTGCGTGGGGATCCTGTACGGCGACATTGGGACGTCGCCGTTGTACGTCTACTCCAGCACTTTTGAGCACGGCATTGGGCACCCCGATGACGTCGTCGGGGTGCTCTCTCTCATCGTCTACAGCTTCATGCTCTTCACCGTCATCAAGATCGTCTTCGTCGCCCTGCATGCCAACGACCATGGTGACG GTGGGACATTTGCACTCTACTCGTTAATTTCACGGCACGCGAAGGTGAGCCTGATCCCTAACCATCAGGCGGAAGATGAGCTGATCTCCGGGTATAGCAGTAGCGGGAAGCCATCGGCGACTCTGAGGAGAGCTCACTGGTTGAAACAGCTGCTCGAGGCGAGCAAGGCGGCCAAGATTTCTCTCTTCCTGCTCACCATCCTTGCGATCGCCATGGTCATCAGCGACGCTGTGCTAACGCCTCCCATTTCTG TACTGTCAGCCGTAGGTGGGTTGAGAGAGAAGGTACCTCATCTTACAACAG ATCAAATAGTGTGGATAACAGTGGCAATTTTGGTAGTCTTGTTTGCAATCCAGCGCTACGGGACTGATAAAGTTGGCTACTCTTTTGCACCAATCATTCTCTTGTGGCTGCTCTTGATTGGAGCAACTGGTCTCTATAACCTGATCAAGCATGACATCAGTGTCTTGAGGGCCTTCAACCCAAAATACATCATCGACTATTTCCGTAGGAACAAGAAGGAAGGATGGGTCTCGCTTGGAAGTATTCTCCTTTGCTTCACAG GATCAGAAGCACTTTTTGCTAATCTAGGATACTTCAGCATCAGATCAATCCAG CTGAGCTTTAGTTTTGCCTTACTTCCATCGGTATTACTCACGTACATCGGACAAGCAGCTTTCCTGAGTAAGAACCCGAAGAATGTTGCCAATACCTTCTTTGCCGCTACTCCAA TTTCTTTGTTCTGGCCTACGTTCATCATGGCGATAGCTGCATCCATAATAGGAAGCCAAGCAATGATATCTTGTGCCTTTGCAACTGTTTCTCATTTACAATCACTTAGTTGCTTCCCAAGGGTCAAGATATTGCACACATCAAAGCGATTTCCGGGCCAATTGTACATCCCTGGAGTAAACTTCTTGTTATGTGTGGCTGCTTGCGTTGTGACTGTTAGCTTCAAAACAACTGTTATTATAGGAAAGGCGCACG AAATTTGTGTCATCCTTGTGATGATCATCACAACATTACTAATGACAATAGTTATGCTCTTGGTATGGAAGATCAACATCTTGTGGGTTGCTCTGTTTTTTATCACATTCACATCAACGGAGGCTGTCTACCTATCGTCAGTGCTATACAAGTTCACACATGGACCATATGTGCCTGTGGCTATGTCGGTAGTTCTAATGGTGGTGATGATCGTGTGGCACTACGTGCATGTGAAAAGATACAAGTATGAATTGGAACACACAGTATCCACCGACAAGGTGAAAGAAATGCTGGAGAGCCATGATCTGAAGAGGGTCCGTGGCGTAGCCCTGTTCTACACTGAACTAGTCCAAGGCATCCCGCCCATATTCCCGCACCTCATCGAGAAGATCCCAACGATTCATTCTGTTCTTGTCTTCATCTCTATCAAGCATTTGCCAGTACCCCATGTTGACACCTCGGAGCGATTCCTCTTCCGTCAAGTAGAGCTAAAGGACTACAAAGTGTTTCGATGTGTGGCACGATATGGATATCGTGATTCCCTCGAGGAGGCCAAGGACTTTGTTGTTACCCTTCTTGAGAACCTTCAGGATTATATAAGGGATGTTAATCTCTACACCGATGAGCCACACACCATTAGTGCCCATAGTTCTTGCAACCATAGCTTTTCTCGGGAGAAGCCTTCTGGACGGTATGCGGTACATGCCGAGGATATGCTTACACCAATTGAATCCTTCTCTGAGATCACAGCTCTATCTAACTATGGAAGCGACCGTCTACCACACTTCAAG GCAAGCAAGATGAATATGGAGGAGTTGGCGAAGATTGAGCAAGAGCAGATGTTCATTGAGAAGGAGATGGAAAAAGGTGTTGTATACATACTTGGAGAAACCGAGGTGGTTGTAAGGCCTCACTCATCGCTTCTTAAGAAGATAGTAGTGAACTACGTCTACTCTTTCTTAAGAAAGAACTTCGTGCAAGGGCAGAAGATGCTATTTATTCCCCATAGGCAATTGCTTAAAGTAGGGATCTCATATGAGATTTAG